A region of the Methanobacterium sp. genome:
CATTGTAGCTGCTTTTTCGTTGATTAATTGAGTTCTTTCATCTTCAACGATTACATTACTATCTTGGAAAATTTCCTTTAAATTTTCTTTATGGACGTATAAAACAATGATTATTGCTATTAAAATCACAATTGCCAGCATAATAATGTATATATTGCCTAATATCAATCCTGCAATCCATAGGCTGGATTCAAAAACTGAAAGTATCTTTATAAATAAGCCAGATTCAAAGATTGAAAGTATTTTTTTAATCATTCCCTTTTTTGAAGTCATAAATCTCACCTCATGTAAAGTATACTTTACATAATGTTATATAAACTTTACTATATGTTAATGTTTATTGACAAAGTAAAGTAGATAATAAAACTTTTTAAAGAGATGAACTGAGGTATGTGAACTTAAAATACTTTTTAGCAATTAAATATCTCTTAAAATATTTAAAAATAGAATAATACTCCATTAAATTCAATGGAGATCTATTTTATAAATTAAAAAAAAAAATATAAATCAAATAATTATTTGTATAAGAAAATCTTAGAACGGCAAATTCTTTATTTTATATTAAACCGGTTTTTGGACCCCTTTAAACTGAATAAATCATCCATTTACCACTAAATTTATTCTGGTCCCTATTTTTTCTTTTTATTTAATGGATTACCTTTTTCAATTAAATTTAAGGTAATAGTTTCAAATTCATCCCACAAGAAGGGAGCTTCCTCATGAAATCTCTTGGAACGTGGCAGTGAAGATAATTTAGCTCCGCTTGAAGCATATGTACTATTATATTCTCTGTCTTTAGTATCTAAATCTATTAATTTTGAAT
Encoded here:
- a CDS encoding DUF2178 domain-containing protein, whose product is MTSKKGMIKKILSIFESGLFIKILSVFESSLWIAGLILGNIYIIMLAIVILIAIIIVLYVHKENLKEIFQDSNVIVEDERTQLINEKAATMTLGILIAATLYAGIIIIALRNSYPQFSEIGYTLLLLALFCFILYYASRIYYSRKY